One Thiocapsa bogorovii DNA segment encodes these proteins:
- a CDS encoding adenylosuccinate synthase: MGNNVVVIGTQWGDEGKGKVVDLLTDRASVVVRFQGGHNAGHTLVIDGVKTVLHLVPSGVLREGVRCLIGNGVVLSPSALQEELAMLEASGVPARERLGISAACPLILPYHIALDQARELARGVKAIGTTGRGIGPAYEDKTARRGIRLGELLDTEHFKERLREVMEYHNFMLEHYFKAPKLSYDAVLDEYLDHAEALRPLVVDVPGYLHHCRAEGKDVLFEGAQGALLDIDHGTYPYVTSSTTTAGGAASGSGVGPRDLDYVLGIVKAYTTRVGAGPFPTELFDDVGDLLGQRGNEFGATTGRKRRCGWLDMVALKRSLAINSVTGICITKLDVLDGLDTIKICTSYLLDGDEVDAPPVGADALERCEPRYIEISGWSESTVGTTSYEALPAAARTYLETIERLGGIPIDLVSTGPDRVETLVRRHPFDV, encoded by the coding sequence ATGGGCAACAACGTCGTTGTAATCGGCACCCAATGGGGTGATGAAGGCAAAGGTAAGGTGGTGGACCTGCTGACCGACCGTGCATCGGTCGTGGTGCGGTTTCAAGGGGGCCACAACGCCGGGCACACCCTGGTCATCGACGGCGTGAAGACCGTCCTGCACCTAGTCCCGTCCGGCGTGTTGCGCGAGGGCGTGCGCTGCCTGATCGGCAACGGCGTGGTGCTCTCGCCCTCGGCGCTGCAGGAAGAGCTCGCCATGCTCGAAGCCTCCGGCGTGCCGGCCCGCGAGCGGCTCGGCATCAGCGCGGCCTGTCCCTTGATCCTGCCCTACCACATCGCGCTCGATCAGGCGCGCGAGCTCGCCCGCGGAGTCAAGGCGATCGGAACCACCGGCCGAGGGATCGGGCCCGCCTACGAGGACAAGACGGCGCGTCGCGGCATCCGTCTCGGCGAGCTTCTCGACACCGAACACTTCAAAGAGCGCCTGCGCGAGGTCATGGAGTATCACAACTTCATGCTCGAGCATTACTTCAAGGCCCCGAAGCTGTCCTATGACGCGGTCCTCGACGAGTACCTCGATCATGCCGAGGCGCTGCGGCCACTCGTGGTGGATGTGCCCGGTTATCTGCATCACTGCCGTGCCGAAGGCAAAGACGTCCTCTTCGAGGGTGCCCAGGGTGCCCTGCTCGACATCGACCACGGCACCTACCCTTACGTGACCTCATCCACGACAACCGCCGGCGGTGCGGCGAGCGGCAGCGGTGTCGGGCCGCGCGACCTGGATTATGTCCTCGGGATCGTGAAGGCCTACACCACCCGCGTCGGCGCAGGACCCTTCCCGACGGAACTGTTCGACGACGTCGGCGACCTTTTGGGTCAGCGGGGCAATGAGTTCGGCGCGACCACCGGGCGCAAACGACGCTGCGGTTGGCTCGACATGGTCGCGCTCAAACGTTCGCTCGCGATCAACAGTGTCACAGGGATTTGTATCACCAAGCTCGACGTGCTCGACGGCCTCGACACCATCAAGATCTGCACCAGCTATCTCCTCGACGGCGATGAGGTCGATGCGCCGCCGGTCGGGGCCGACGCGCTCGAGCGCTGCGAGCCGCGCTACATCGAGATCTCGGGTTGGTCCGAGTCGACGGTCGGCACGACCTCGTACGAGGCGTTGCCGGCCGCGGCGCGCACCTATCTCGAGACGATCGAGCGCTTGGGAGGGATCCCGATCGACCTCGTCTCCACGGGTCCGGATCGGGTCGAAACCCTGGTCCGTCGCCACCCCTTCGATGTCTGA
- a CDS encoding sodium ion-translocating decarboxylase subunit beta, translating to MEALLTLWQSTGIANVTWRELLMLMVGLGLIYLAIAKRFEPLLLLPIGFGAILSNIPIAGMAGPDGMIGMIYHVGVETGIFPLLIFLGVGALTDFSALIARPSTLILGAAAQFGIFATLIGALALNLLPGFDFTLADAAAIGIIGGADGPTAIFLASRLAPDLLGAIAVAAYSYMALVPIIQPPIMRALTTKAERSIVMEQLRPVSRLERILFPFSVLFLCALLLPSAAPLIGMLTLGNLLRESGVVERLSRAAQNEIINVVTILLGLAIGSKLSGELFLTTQTLGILVLGAVAFSIGTAAGVIMGKIMCRLSGGKVNPLIGAAGVSAVPMAARVVNKVGLAENHHNFLLMHAMGPNVAGVIGSAVAAGVLLALVGP from the coding sequence ATGGAGGCGCTTCTTACCCTCTGGCAGTCCACCGGCATCGCCAATGTCACCTGGCGCGAGCTGCTGATGCTTATGGTCGGCCTCGGCCTGATCTATCTGGCGATCGCCAAGCGCTTCGAGCCGCTCCTGCTGCTGCCCATCGGATTCGGTGCGATTCTCTCGAACATACCGATCGCCGGGATGGCCGGGCCGGACGGAATGATCGGCATGATCTACCACGTCGGTGTCGAGACCGGTATCTTTCCTTTGCTGATCTTTCTCGGCGTCGGCGCACTCACCGATTTCAGCGCCTTGATCGCCAGACCTTCGACGCTGATCCTCGGCGCCGCGGCGCAGTTCGGCATTTTCGCCACGCTGATCGGTGCGCTTGCCCTCAATCTACTGCCCGGGTTCGATTTTACTCTGGCGGATGCCGCCGCGATCGGCATCATCGGCGGGGCGGACGGGCCGACCGCGATCTTTTTGGCCTCGCGTCTCGCCCCCGACCTCCTCGGCGCGATTGCGGTCGCCGCCTATTCCTACATGGCACTTGTTCCGATCATTCAGCCACCGATCATGCGTGCTTTGACGACCAAGGCAGAGCGCAGCATCGTGATGGAACAGCTGCGCCCGGTCTCGCGCCTGGAACGCATCCTGTTTCCTTTCTCCGTCCTTTTTCTCTGCGCCCTCCTGTTGCCTTCGGCAGCCCCGCTGATCGGAATGCTCACATTGGGCAATCTCCTGCGTGAAAGCGGGGTCGTGGAGCGCCTCAGCCGTGCGGCTCAGAACGAGATCATCAACGTCGTCACCATCCTGCTCGGACTGGCAATCGGGTCCAAGCTCTCGGGCGAGCTCTTTCTCACGACGCAGACCTTGGGAATCCTGGTGCTCGGTGCCGTCGCCTTCAGCATCGGTACCGCTGCCGGAGTCATCATGGGCAAGATCATGTGCCGCCTCAGCGGGGGGAAGGTGAACCCGTTGATCGGTGCAGCCGGTGTCTCCGCGGTCCCTATGGCTGCGCGGGTCGTGAACAAGGTCGGGTTGGCCGAAAATCACCACAATTTCCTGCTGATGCATGCGATGGGCCCAAACGTTGCCGGCGTGATCGGTTCGGCGGTCGCCGCCGGCGTTTTGCTCGCTCTGGTGGGCCCATGA
- a CDS encoding YceD family protein, translating to MSEFQRLAAAMDAPEQEARRVDSELEEPAVLGAASVELRFSRDRDGRCIVAGRVRATLRLCCQRCLGEVEIPVDARIQLALIRRDEEALDLPEHLDPWLVTEERLVPLDMIEDELLLAVPVVPRHPVGSCTAGPVEHGEATASARNRETGSEARRGPFEILAALKQTPGK from the coding sequence TTGAGTGAATTCCAGCGGCTCGCCGCTGCCATGGATGCACCTGAGCAGGAGGCACGCCGGGTCGATTCGGAACTCGAGGAACCTGCGGTCCTCGGCGCAGCCAGCGTCGAGCTTCGGTTTTCCCGGGATCGAGACGGTCGGTGCATCGTAGCGGGTCGAGTTCGCGCGACGCTTCGGTTGTGCTGTCAGCGCTGCCTCGGCGAGGTTGAGATTCCGGTCGACGCTCGGATCCAGCTGGCGTTGATCCGCCGGGACGAGGAAGCGCTCGATCTCCCCGAGCATCTCGACCCTTGGCTGGTGACCGAGGAACGGCTCGTTCCTCTGGACATGATCGAAGACGAGCTGCTGCTGGCGGTTCCCGTCGTTCCGCGGCATCCTGTCGGATCCTGCACGGCGGGTCCGGTTGAACATGGCGAGGCGACTGCATCGGCAAGGAACCGGGAAACGGGATCGGAGGCTAGGCGAGGGCCCTTCGAGATCTTGGCCGCACTCAAACAAACACCCGGGAAATGA
- the acpP gene encoding acyl carrier protein yields MSSVEDRVRKIVVEQLGVKEEEVTSEASFVDDLGADSLDTVELVMALEEEFETEIPDEDAEKITTVQQAINYINQHQA; encoded by the coding sequence ATGAGCAGCGTTGAAGATCGAGTCCGCAAAATCGTTGTCGAACAACTCGGCGTCAAAGAAGAGGAAGTGACCTCGGAGGCGTCCTTCGTCGACGATCTGGGCGCGGACTCACTCGACACGGTTGAGTTGGTCATGGCCCTCGAAGAAGAGTTCGAAACCGAGATCCCGGACGAGGACGCGGAGAAGATCACCACCGTCCAACAGGCCATCAACTACATCAACCAGCACCAGGCCTAG
- a CDS encoding OadG family protein, whose product MDTAVVDLLTEGLWLMVIGLGIVFTFLAILVGLLVLVSKAVARWGPEDVPPETRVATHPLAAPPAADDTRLIAAIGAAIQAYRRRHRP is encoded by the coding sequence ATGGACACCGCCGTCGTGGACCTTTTGACCGAGGGCCTCTGGCTGATGGTCATCGGCCTGGGAATCGTCTTTACCTTCCTCGCGATCCTGGTCGGCTTGCTGGTGTTGGTGTCGAAGGCGGTGGCACGCTGGGGTCCCGAGGACGTGCCCCCGGAGACCAGGGTCGCGACGCATCCGCTTGCAGCACCGCCCGCGGCCGACGACACGCGATTGATTGCGGCCATCGGTGCGGCGATCCAGGCCTATCGCCGACGGCATCGGCCTTGA
- the plsX gene encoding phosphate acyltransferase PlsX produces the protein MGSVSTIALDAMGGDHGPGVVIASALRFLAASDRVDLILVGDERRIGQHLGNADRTRLKIRPTTQEVGMDEAPSKALRGKKDSSMRVAIDLVKSGEADACVSAGNTGALMATARFVLKTLPSVDRPAIITAVPSLHGHTHMLDLGANVDCTAEHLFQFAVMGSELVTAVEGVAAPRVALLNIGQEEIKGNEQVKQANELLLRSGLNYVGYVEGDGIFLDDIDVVVADGFVGNVALKCSEGVAKFVSHSLSTQFKRTWLSRLAGLAAMPILKQFRRTMDPRRYNGASLLGLRGIVIKSHGGADEIAFENAIHIALKEIHANIPKRIGEQVGRHLDSGQYKAIA, from the coding sequence ATGGGATCTGTCTCGACAATCGCGCTCGACGCCATGGGGGGCGATCACGGCCCGGGTGTCGTGATTGCCTCTGCGCTTCGCTTCCTTGCAGCCTCGGATCGCGTCGATCTGATTCTCGTCGGCGACGAGAGGAGGATCGGTCAGCACCTCGGAAACGCCGACCGGACTCGACTGAAGATCCGCCCGACGACCCAAGAAGTCGGGATGGACGAGGCGCCGTCAAAAGCGTTGCGGGGCAAAAAGGATTCCTCGATGCGCGTGGCCATCGATCTGGTCAAGAGCGGCGAGGCGGACGCCTGTGTCAGCGCAGGCAACACCGGAGCGCTGATGGCGACCGCACGCTTCGTGCTCAAGACCCTGCCGAGCGTCGATCGCCCGGCGATCATTACGGCCGTGCCTTCTCTTCACGGACACACCCATATGCTGGATCTGGGTGCCAACGTCGACTGCACGGCCGAGCATCTCTTCCAATTCGCCGTGATGGGCAGTGAGCTGGTCACCGCCGTCGAAGGCGTTGCTGCACCGCGTGTCGCGCTCCTGAACATCGGTCAGGAAGAGATCAAGGGCAACGAGCAGGTCAAGCAGGCCAACGAGCTGCTCCTGCGCAGCGGCTTAAACTATGTCGGCTATGTCGAAGGCGACGGCATTTTCCTCGACGACATCGACGTGGTCGTCGCCGATGGATTCGTCGGCAACGTTGCGCTCAAGTGCAGCGAAGGGGTGGCCAAGTTTGTCAGTCACTCCCTGAGCACCCAGTTCAAGCGAACGTGGCTCAGCAGGCTCGCCGGGCTCGCCGCGATGCCCATTCTCAAACAGTTTCGCCGTACGATGGATCCCCGTCGCTACAACGGGGCCAGTCTCCTCGGTCTGCGCGGGATCGTGATCAAGAGTCACGGCGGTGCAGACGAGATCGCATTCGAGAATGCAATCCATATCGCGTTGAAGGAGATTCACGCGAACATACCCAAGCGGATCGGCGAGCAAGTCGGCCGGCACCTCGACAGCGGACAATACAAGGCGATCGCCTGA
- the fabD gene encoding ACP S-malonyltransferase, producing MTHMIAAFFPGQGSQSIGMLDALAESYPEVRRTFDEASDALNLDLWRLVSEGPKADLDLTRNTQPVMLTAGIAVWRAWQQAGGSPARLMAGHSLGEYSALVAAGAMSFADGVRLAAERARFMQEAVPAGEGAMAAVLGLSDADVVALCAAQSEGAVLEAVNFNAPGQVVIAGETAAVNRALGAAKAAGAKRAVTLPVSVPSHCALMRPAADRLAERLAAIEIRVPEVAVLHNASVQSATDSAELRDQLVQQLYRPVRWVETVHAVAAEGLRIAIECGPGKVLTGLNKRIDDNLTTLPVFDPKSLEAALEAIGNAER from the coding sequence ATGACACACATGATTGCCGCTTTCTTCCCCGGTCAAGGCTCCCAGTCGATCGGGATGCTCGATGCGCTGGCCGAATCGTACCCGGAGGTCCGCAGGACCTTCGATGAGGCATCGGATGCCTTAAATCTCGACCTATGGCGTTTGGTCAGCGAAGGCCCGAAAGCCGATTTGGATCTCACCCGGAACACCCAACCCGTCATGCTGACCGCCGGTATCGCGGTCTGGCGCGCCTGGCAGCAGGCCGGCGGATCGCCGGCGCGTCTGATGGCCGGTCACAGCTTGGGCGAGTATTCGGCCCTGGTCGCTGCAGGAGCCATGAGCTTTGCCGACGGGGTGCGTTTGGCGGCCGAGCGTGCGCGCTTCATGCAGGAGGCGGTCCCGGCGGGCGAGGGTGCGATGGCCGCCGTACTGGGTCTGAGCGATGCCGATGTCGTGGCGCTCTGCGCCGCGCAGTCCGAGGGCGCAGTGCTCGAGGCGGTGAACTTCAACGCACCGGGCCAGGTCGTGATCGCGGGCGAGACCGCGGCCGTGAACCGTGCCCTCGGCGCCGCCAAGGCTGCGGGCGCAAAGCGTGCGGTGACCTTGCCGGTCAGTGTCCCCTCGCATTGTGCATTGATGCGTCCCGCCGCGGATCGACTCGCCGAACGGTTGGCTGCGATCGAGATCCGGGTCCCGGAGGTTGCGGTCCTACACAACGCCAGCGTGCAGAGCGCCACCGACAGCGCGGAGCTGCGCGATCAACTGGTCCAGCAGCTGTATCGCCCGGTCAGGTGGGTCGAGACGGTGCATGCCGTCGCCGCCGAAGGTCTTCGCATCGCGATCGAGTGCGGCCCGGGTAAGGTCCTGACGGGGCTGAACAAACGAATCGACGACAATCTGACGACACTGCCGGTCTTCGACCCGAAGTCACTCGAAGCGGCACTGGAGGCGATAGGCAATGCTGAAAGATGA
- a CDS encoding beta-ketoacyl-ACP synthase III — protein sequence MIYSRILGTGSHLPARTMTNADLEAIVDTTATWIFERTGIEKRHLVSEGETCCDLAEVAARRALDAAGLRPSDIDLIVVATTTPDQFFPSTACLLQQRLGVHGCPAFDLQAVCTGFVYAVGVADKFIRTGAATRALVVGAETLSRILNWEDRGTCVLFGDGAGAVVLEAADEPGIISTHLHADGSYKDLLQVPGGLGNGHPDARFIEMKGNEVFRVAVTTLGRIVDETLAAAGMSKSEIDWLIPHQANIRIIQATARKLDLPMERVVVTVAEHGNTSAASIPLAFDQAVRDGRIQRGELLLMEAFGGGFTWGSVLVRY from the coding sequence ATGATTTACTCGCGCATCCTGGGGACCGGGAGTCATCTCCCGGCCCGGACGATGACGAATGCCGATCTGGAGGCGATCGTCGACACCACGGCGACCTGGATCTTCGAGCGCACCGGCATCGAAAAACGCCATTTGGTCTCCGAAGGGGAAACCTGTTGCGATCTCGCCGAGGTCGCGGCCCGCCGAGCGCTGGATGCGGCCGGTCTGCGGCCTTCCGACATCGACTTGATCGTCGTCGCGACGACGACACCGGATCAGTTTTTCCCGAGTACCGCCTGCCTCCTGCAGCAGCGTCTCGGCGTCCACGGTTGCCCGGCCTTCGACCTTCAGGCGGTCTGCACGGGCTTTGTCTACGCGGTCGGCGTTGCCGATAAGTTCATCCGCACGGGCGCCGCCACACGGGCGCTGGTGGTCGGGGCCGAAACGCTTTCACGTATCCTGAACTGGGAGGACCGCGGCACCTGCGTCCTCTTCGGAGACGGAGCCGGCGCAGTGGTTTTGGAAGCCGCTGACGAGCCGGGCATCATTTCGACACATCTGCACGCAGACGGCTCCTACAAGGACCTGCTTCAAGTCCCGGGAGGACTCGGCAACGGGCATCCCGACGCCCGATTCATCGAGATGAAGGGGAACGAGGTCTTCCGGGTCGCCGTCACGACGCTCGGGCGCATCGTCGACGAGACCCTTGCGGCCGCCGGTATGTCCAAGTCGGAGATCGACTGGTTGATCCCGCACCAGGCCAATATCCGAATCATTCAGGCAACCGCGCGCAAGCTGGATCTGCCCATGGAGCGCGTCGTGGTCACGGTCGCGGAGCACGGCAATACCTCCGCGGCCTCGATTCCGCTGGCCTTCGATCAGGCCGTGCGTGACGGGCGCATTCAACGTGGCGAGCTCCTCTTGATGGAAGCCTTCGGGGGTGGTTTCACCTGGGGTTCGGTCTTGGTCCGCTACTGA
- the rpmF gene encoding 50S ribosomal protein L32, translating to MAVQQNRKTPSKRGMRRSHDALSKPTLSVDPTSGETHLRHHVTPDGFYRGRKVLDRSE from the coding sequence ATGGCCGTTCAGCAAAATCGAAAAACCCCGTCCAAGCGTGGCATGCGTCGCTCGCACGATGCCTTGAGCAAGCCGACACTGTCGGTCGACCCGACCAGCGGCGAGACGCATCTTCGCCACCACGTGACACCGGACGGTTTCTACCGGGGCCGCAAGGTTCTGGATCGCTCTGAGTGA
- the oadA gene encoding sodium-extruding oxaloacetate decarboxylase subunit alpha, giving the protein MKPSNPLAITDVVLRDAHQSLLATRLRIEDMLPIAPKLDDVGYWSIESWGGATFDACIRYLGEDPWDRLRLLKAAMPKTRQQMLLRGQNLLGYRHYADDLVETFVERAALNGIDVFRIFDAMNDVRNLETSVKAALATGKHAQGTMSYTVSPVHDLEYWVDMGRRLEDMGCHSICIKDMAGLLKPYVAESLVTRLKETCSVPIAMQSHATTGMSTCTILKAAEAGIDMVDTSISSMSMTYGHSPTESVVAILEETDRSTGLNLPLLEEIAAYFREVRKKYAKFEGALKGVDSRILVAQVPGGMLTNMENQLREQGATDRLDAVLAEIPKVRAELGFLPLVTPTSQIVGSQAVLNVLMGERYKSITNETAGVLKGEYGATPAPVDVELQQRVLAEGEAPITCRPADNLTPELDVLTAELQRLAEERSLTLASDVVDDVLTYALFPQVGLKFLENRGKPGVFEPPPWDEPVRPDVVAPAAAPVAIPAVAERYRVEVDGRNYHVVISPEGAVEQLTPLPSASLPPPAAGRDVPAPLAGTVVSVRVKPGQVIASGELIMLLEAMKMETEVRSPEAGTVLAVSVKEGDSLQVGQTLLTLG; this is encoded by the coding sequence ATGAAGCCATCCAACCCACTTGCCATCACCGATGTCGTCCTGCGCGACGCACACCAGTCCTTGCTTGCGACCCGACTGCGTATCGAGGACATGCTCCCGATCGCGCCCAAGCTGGACGACGTCGGCTATTGGTCGATCGAGAGCTGGGGTGGTGCGACCTTCGATGCCTGTATCCGGTATCTCGGCGAAGACCCCTGGGATCGACTGCGCCTGCTCAAGGCCGCGATGCCGAAGACACGTCAGCAGATGCTGCTGAGAGGGCAGAACCTGCTCGGCTACCGGCATTATGCCGACGACCTGGTCGAGACCTTCGTGGAGCGCGCCGCCCTCAACGGAATCGACGTCTTCCGCATCTTCGACGCCATGAACGACGTGCGCAACCTCGAGACCTCGGTCAAGGCCGCGTTGGCGACCGGCAAGCACGCCCAAGGCACCATGTCATACACGGTCAGCCCTGTACACGACCTGGAATACTGGGTCGACATGGGCCGGCGTCTCGAGGACATGGGTTGCCATTCGATCTGCATCAAGGATATGGCCGGCCTACTCAAACCCTATGTCGCCGAGTCGCTGGTGACCCGGTTGAAGGAGACCTGCAGCGTTCCGATCGCTATGCAGAGCCATGCCACGACAGGCATGAGTACCTGCACCATCCTCAAGGCGGCCGAGGCGGGCATCGATATGGTGGATACCTCCATCTCCTCGATGAGCATGACCTATGGGCATTCACCGACCGAATCGGTGGTCGCCATCCTCGAAGAGACGGATCGCTCGACCGGATTGAATCTCCCCCTGCTCGAAGAGATCGCGGCCTATTTCCGCGAGGTCCGTAAGAAATACGCCAAGTTCGAGGGAGCGCTCAAGGGTGTGGACTCGCGCATCTTGGTCGCTCAAGTGCCTGGGGGCATGCTCACCAACATGGAGAATCAACTGCGTGAGCAGGGGGCTACCGATCGTCTCGACGCAGTCCTTGCCGAGATCCCGAAGGTTCGCGCGGAACTGGGTTTTCTCCCCTTGGTCACACCGACCTCCCAGATCGTCGGCAGCCAGGCCGTCCTCAACGTCTTGATGGGCGAGCGCTACAAGAGCATCACCAACGAGACTGCAGGCGTCCTGAAGGGCGAGTACGGGGCGACGCCGGCCCCGGTCGACGTCGAGCTCCAGCAGCGCGTCTTGGCCGAGGGCGAGGCACCGATCACCTGCCGTCCGGCCGACAATCTCACGCCCGAGCTCGACGTGCTCACCGCGGAGCTGCAGCGCTTGGCCGAGGAGCGCTCTCTGACGCTTGCCTCGGATGTCGTGGACGATGTCCTGACCTATGCCCTGTTCCCTCAGGTCGGCCTCAAGTTTCTGGAGAATCGGGGTAAACCGGGTGTCTTCGAGCCGCCGCCCTGGGATGAGCCGGTGCGTCCAGACGTCGTCGCGCCCGCGGCGGCTCCGGTCGCTATCCCTGCCGTCGCCGAACGCTATCGGGTCGAGGTCGACGGCCGCAACTATCACGTCGTCATCTCTCCGGAAGGCGCTGTGGAGCAGCTGACACCCTTACCGAGTGCCTCCTTGCCGCCCCCGGCCGCCGGTCGTGACGTGCCGGCCCCGCTTGCGGGCACGGTGGTCTCGGTGCGGGTCAAGCCCGGTCAGGTCATCGCATCCGGAGAGCTGATCATGCTGCTCGAGGCCATGAAGATGGAGACCGAGGTCCGGTCGCCGGAAGCCGGAACGGTGCTGGCGGTCTCGGTGAAGGAGGGCGACAGCCTTCAAGTCGGCCAGACCCTTCTGACCCTAGGCTGA
- the fabG gene encoding 3-oxoacyl-ACP reductase FabG, whose translation MLKDDIALVTGASRGIGRSIAMALAEQGAAIAGTATTAAGARSIEDALTQAGYRGIGVVLDVSDPASVETAIGEIAERLGAPGILVNNAGITHDNLLMRMKDEEWDSVIETNLSSLYRVTKACLRAMTKARKGRIINIASVVGAMGNAGQTNYAAAKAGMMGFTKALAREVGSRAITVNCVAPGFIDTDMTRALPETQRQSLIGGIPLGRLGQPEEIAGAVVFLASPAAAYITGETLHVNGGMYMA comes from the coding sequence ATGCTGAAAGATGACATCGCGCTCGTGACGGGCGCCTCGCGCGGGATCGGTCGTTCCATTGCGATGGCGCTGGCCGAGCAGGGTGCCGCCATTGCAGGTACCGCAACGACGGCGGCCGGCGCGCGGTCGATCGAGGACGCCCTCACTCAAGCCGGTTACCGGGGCATCGGGGTCGTGCTCGACGTTTCCGATCCAGCCTCGGTCGAGACCGCAATCGGGGAGATCGCCGAGCGCTTAGGTGCACCCGGGATTCTTGTCAACAATGCGGGGATTACGCATGACAACCTCCTCATGCGCATGAAGGACGAGGAGTGGGATTCGGTCATCGAGACCAATCTCAGCTCGCTCTACCGCGTCACCAAGGCCTGTTTGCGTGCGATGACCAAGGCTCGGAAAGGCCGGATCATCAATATCGCCTCCGTGGTGGGCGCCATGGGCAACGCCGGTCAGACCAACTACGCAGCCGCCAAGGCAGGCATGATGGGCTTCACGAAGGCGTTGGCCCGGGAGGTCGGATCACGCGCGATCACGGTCAACTGTGTCGCACCCGGGTTCATCGATACCGACATGACCCGAGCACTGCCCGAGACGCAACGTCAGTCATTGATCGGGGGCATCCCTTTGGGGCGTCTCGGACAGCCCGAGGAGATCGCTGGCGCCGTGGTCTTTTTGGCCTCTCCCGCAGCGGCTTACATCACCGGCGAGACCCTACACGTGAACGGCGGCATGTACATGGCATGA